The Paraburkholderia sp. SOS3 genome includes a region encoding these proteins:
- a CDS encoding EscU/YscU/HrcU family type III secretion system export apparatus switch protein, producing MSRATRKSAAALSYDDHQPGAAPRVVAKGYGLVADMIVQRAKEAGLYVHEAPEMVSLLMQVDLDSRIPPQLYAAVAELLAWLHRLESGAADAVDTAAQDDEINLAVDAANPAHAANAADPAVDAAAARLPRGDVPPTRWLK from the coding sequence TTGAGCCGCGCGACCCGCAAAAGCGCCGCCGCGCTGTCCTACGACGACCACCAGCCGGGCGCCGCGCCGCGCGTGGTCGCGAAGGGCTACGGGCTCGTCGCGGACATGATCGTGCAGCGCGCGAAAGAAGCGGGCCTCTATGTGCACGAGGCGCCAGAGATGGTGTCGCTGCTGATGCAGGTCGACCTCGACTCGCGGATTCCGCCGCAGCTTTACGCCGCGGTCGCGGAACTGCTCGCGTGGCTGCACCGGCTCGAAAGCGGCGCGGCCGATGCGGTCGATACGGCCGCGCAGGACGACGAGATCAACCTCGCGGTCGACGCGGCTAACCCGGCCCATGCGGCCAATGCGGCCGACCCGGCCGTCGATGCGGCGGCCGCGCGTTTGCCGCGCGGCGACGTGCCGCCGACGCGGTGGTTGAAGTAG
- the fliK gene encoding flagellar hook-length control protein FliK gives MTNIDTAVAALLASRVDSLLSIASRANASTAQTGTSALAVDTPTAGAPVSLLGNQPQASAQTILSRIALTLDAIMRSGGDATPSLVGQWPIWPVVPALDDGGAAPAGGAPPGAAGGTAAQANAGGAAASSSAAAAAQTDAEAGAAQGAAGVTPLAVTVPVDALAAALRQTVTESGLFYESHLAQWLSGQRPPASLFDEPQNRLVLESAQMPLDWSPDEGGVDADGVAPWWRGGSAQQGGAAQPNPGSAREAQGAPMPMTARFAAAVQGFAEDALGVGTPAARDGAQGGNANAGMSGGQANVQANAAQSQLSTQMMASSVHPATVTLVRQQLDLLATGEFRWSGEAWPGARLDWTIEERGDRWSRGGDADAPDSEALRPWRTRLTLSLPLLGTVDADLTLVGMQLTARVQASPSGAARLAAQGHSFRQRLAAVGIALNALAIREIASGPDEGVAGRPAGWTGAPSMQAAAAAYARAAAAAAANAAGAAGEMQAGSHGDVPPFDLFDGDLPL, from the coding sequence ATGACCAACATCGACACGGCCGTAGCTGCGCTGCTCGCGAGCCGCGTCGACAGCCTGTTGTCGATCGCTTCACGCGCGAACGCGTCGACCGCGCAAACGGGTACGTCGGCACTGGCCGTCGATACGCCGACCGCCGGGGCGCCGGTATCGTTACTCGGTAACCAGCCGCAAGCCTCCGCACAAACCATCCTGTCGCGCATTGCGCTGACGCTCGACGCCATCATGCGTTCGGGCGGCGATGCGACGCCGTCGCTGGTCGGCCAGTGGCCGATCTGGCCAGTCGTGCCGGCGCTCGACGACGGCGGCGCCGCGCCGGCCGGCGGCGCGCCACCGGGAGCCGCGGGCGGCACGGCGGCGCAAGCGAATGCAGGCGGCGCTGCCGCGTCTTCTTCGGCTGCGGCGGCTGCGCAGACCGACGCCGAAGCGGGTGCCGCGCAGGGCGCGGCGGGCGTCACGCCCCTGGCGGTCACCGTGCCGGTCGACGCGCTTGCCGCGGCGCTGCGCCAGACGGTCACCGAAAGCGGCCTGTTCTACGAATCGCATCTTGCGCAATGGCTAAGCGGACAGCGCCCGCCGGCGTCGCTGTTCGACGAGCCGCAGAACCGCCTCGTGCTCGAGAGCGCGCAAATGCCGCTTGACTGGTCCCCTGACGAAGGCGGCGTCGACGCCGACGGCGTTGCGCCGTGGTGGCGCGGCGGTTCCGCGCAGCAGGGCGGCGCGGCCCAGCCGAACCCGGGCTCGGCGCGCGAGGCGCAAGGCGCTCCGATGCCGATGACGGCGCGCTTCGCGGCGGCCGTGCAGGGATTCGCCGAAGACGCGTTGGGTGTCGGGACGCCAGCCGCACGCGATGGCGCGCAGGGCGGCAACGCGAACGCCGGCATGAGCGGCGGCCAGGCGAACGTCCAGGCCAATGCGGCGCAGAGTCAGTTGTCGACGCAGATGATGGCTTCGTCGGTGCATCCGGCGACGGTTACGCTTGTGCGTCAGCAGCTCGATCTGCTGGCGACCGGCGAATTCCGCTGGAGCGGCGAGGCGTGGCCGGGCGCGCGTCTGGACTGGACGATCGAAGAGCGCGGCGACCGCTGGTCGCGCGGCGGCGATGCCGACGCGCCCGACTCCGAAGCGCTGCGCCCGTGGCGCACACGCTTGACGTTGTCGCTGCCGCTGCTCGGCACGGTCGACGCGGATCTCACGCTCGTCGGCATGCAGCTGACCGCGCGCGTGCAGGCGAGCCCGTCGGGCGCCGCGCGTCTTGCGGCGCAGGGCCACTCGTTCCGGCAGCGTCTCGCGGCGGTCGGCATCGCGCTCAATGCGCTGGCGATTCGCGAGATCGCGAGCGGGCCTGACGAAGGCGTCGCTGGCCGGCCCGCGGGCTGGACCGGCGCGCCGTCGATGCAAGCTGCGGCGGCCGCCTACGCGCGCGCCGCGGCGGCTGCCGCCGCAAACGCCGCCGGCGCCGCGGGGGAAATGCAGGCCGGCAGCCATGGCGACGTGCCGCCGTTCGATCTCTTCGACGGAGACTTACCGCTTTGA
- a CDS encoding isovaleryl-CoA dehydrogenase: protein METFGPGNTHEVTNQVPPLAGYNLFASDAALVAALEREGAGWHRAALERDGAALSSPDMLALAELANRHTPELITHSPRGERIDTLEFHPAWHTLLAQLRRAGVHALPFSDPQPGAMVARCAAYLLHAQVEAGALCPITMTFASIPVLQREPHLFAALRDKLYTREHDARDVPLAQKKSMMIGMGMTEKQGGSDVRSNRTHAFAAPEAGGSGRGGEYRLVGHKWFFSAPQCDAHLVLARTDDHEGVSCFFVPRFTPDGGKNAVRIQRLKNKLGNRSNASSEVEFFDAYGVMIGDEGRGVPTIIEMANYTRLDCALGSTGLMRAALVQAIHHARHRSAFGRLLAAQPLMRNVLADLSLESEAATVLVMRLARAFEDTTGTLEERAWRRLVTPAAKYWICKRALEFTGEAMEVWGGNGYVEEGPMARFYREAPVNSIWEGSGNVMCLDVLRALEKEPEAAQALLTQWRGVAQLHAARASALPAALDRLLATLAASPDTREAAARRIAQQLVLIAQAVLLVQHAPPLVADAFIATRIADGCGDSGRVYGTLPASLDHAAIVGRAFAG, encoded by the coding sequence ATGGAAACATTCGGACCCGGCAACACGCACGAAGTGACAAATCAGGTACCGCCACTCGCCGGATACAACCTGTTCGCGAGCGACGCGGCGCTCGTCGCCGCGCTCGAACGCGAGGGCGCCGGCTGGCATCGCGCCGCGCTCGAACGCGACGGCGCGGCGTTGAGTTCGCCCGACATGCTCGCACTTGCCGAGCTCGCGAACCGCCACACGCCCGAACTGATCACGCACAGCCCGCGTGGCGAACGCATCGACACGCTCGAATTCCATCCGGCATGGCACACGTTACTGGCGCAACTGCGCCGCGCAGGCGTGCACGCGCTGCCGTTCTCCGACCCGCAGCCCGGTGCGATGGTCGCGCGTTGCGCGGCCTATCTGCTGCATGCGCAGGTCGAAGCGGGCGCTTTATGCCCGATCACGATGACCTTCGCGAGCATTCCCGTGCTGCAACGCGAACCGCACCTGTTTGCCGCGCTGCGCGACAAGCTTTACACGCGCGAGCACGACGCGCGCGACGTGCCGCTCGCGCAGAAGAAATCGATGATGATCGGCATGGGCATGACCGAAAAACAGGGCGGCTCCGATGTGCGCAGCAACCGCACGCACGCGTTCGCGGCGCCGGAAGCGGGCGGCTCGGGACGCGGCGGCGAATATCGGCTCGTCGGTCACAAGTGGTTCTTTTCGGCGCCGCAGTGCGATGCGCATCTCGTGCTCGCGCGCACCGACGACCACGAAGGCGTCTCATGCTTCTTCGTGCCGCGTTTCACGCCCGACGGCGGCAAGAACGCGGTGCGCATCCAGCGTTTGAAGAACAAGCTCGGCAACCGCTCGAATGCGAGCAGCGAAGTCGAATTCTTCGACGCGTACGGCGTGATGATCGGCGACGAAGGCCGCGGCGTGCCGACAATCATCGAAATGGCGAATTACACGCGCCTCGATTGCGCGCTCGGCAGCACCGGACTGATGCGCGCGGCGCTCGTGCAGGCGATCCACCACGCGCGTCATCGCAGCGCGTTCGGCCGGCTGCTCGCCGCACAGCCGCTGATGCGCAACGTGCTCGCCGATCTGTCGCTCGAATCGGAAGCGGCGACCGTGCTCGTCATGCGCCTTGCACGCGCATTCGAAGACACGACCGGCACGCTCGAGGAACGCGCGTGGCGGCGCCTCGTCACGCCGGCGGCGAAATACTGGATCTGCAAGCGTGCACTCGAATTCACCGGCGAAGCGATGGAAGTCTGGGGCGGCAACGGCTACGTCGAAGAAGGGCCGATGGCACGCTTCTACCGCGAGGCGCCGGTCAATTCGATCTGGGAAGGATCGGGCAACGTGATGTGCCTCGACGTGCTGCGCGCGCTCGAAAAGGAACCGGAAGCAGCACAGGCGCTGCTGACCCAATGGCGCGGCGTCGCGCAACTGCACGCGGCGCGCGCGTCGGCACTGCCGGCCGCGCTCGACCGGCTGCTCGCGACGCTCGCCGCATCGCCCGACACGCGCGAAGCCGCTGCACGCCGTATCGCGCAGCAGCTGGTGCTGATCGCGCAGGCGGTGCTGCTCGTCCAGCATGCGCCGCCGCTCGTCGCCGATGCATTCATCGCGACGCGCATCGCGGACGGTTGCGGCGACAGTGGGCGTGTCTATGGGACGCTGCCGGCGTCGCTCGATCATGCGGCGATCGTCGGGCGCGCGTTTGCGGGGTAA
- the fliE gene encoding flagellar hook-basal body complex protein FliE — MTVANPLTSALQQIQSMASEAAGDPAASAAQAGGAYAGSFGAALKASLDKVSNDQVAAEGEAKAFEVGAPNVSLNDVMIDGQKAGIGFQFALQVRNKLVSAYNDIMQMQV; from the coding sequence ATGACCGTCGCGAATCCGCTCACTTCCGCGCTGCAACAGATCCAGTCGATGGCGTCGGAAGCGGCCGGCGATCCCGCCGCCTCGGCCGCACAGGCCGGCGGCGCGTACGCCGGCAGCTTCGGCGCCGCGCTCAAGGCCTCGCTCGACAAGGTCAGCAACGACCAGGTCGCGGCCGAAGGCGAGGCCAAGGCATTCGAAGTCGGCGCGCCGAACGTGTCGCTCAACGACGTCATGATCGACGGCCAGAAGGCCGGCATCGGCTTCCAGTTCGCGCTGCAGGTGCGCAACAAGCTCGTCAGCGCCTACAACGACATCATGCAGATGCAGGTGTAA
- the fliG gene encoding flagellar motor switch protein FliG has translation MNAEGITKSALLLMSIGEEEAAQVFKFLGPREVQKIGVAMAALRNVTREQVDEVLQEFAREAEQHTALSLDSSDYIRSVLTKALGEDKAGAIIDRILQGSDTSGIEGLKWMDSAAVAELIKNEHPQIIATILVHLDRDQASEIAACFTERLRNDVLLRIATLDGIQPAALRELDDVLTGLLSGSDNLKRSPMGGIRTAAEILNFMPSNHEESVLENVRQYDAELAQKIIDQMFVFENLLDLEDRAIQLLLKEVESEALIISLKGAQPALRQKFLSNMSQRAAELLAEDLDARGPVRVSEVETQQRRILQIVRNLAESGQIVIGGKAEDAYV, from the coding sequence ATGAACGCTGAAGGCATAACCAAGAGCGCGCTGCTGCTGATGTCGATCGGCGAGGAAGAGGCCGCGCAGGTATTCAAATTCCTCGGCCCGCGCGAGGTGCAGAAGATCGGCGTGGCGATGGCCGCGCTGCGCAACGTCACGCGCGAGCAGGTCGACGAGGTGCTGCAGGAATTCGCGCGCGAAGCCGAGCAGCACACAGCCCTCTCGCTCGATTCGAGCGACTACATCCGCTCGGTGCTGACGAAGGCGCTCGGCGAAGACAAGGCCGGCGCGATCATCGACCGCATTTTGCAGGGCAGCGACACGAGCGGCATCGAGGGCCTCAAGTGGATGGACTCGGCCGCCGTCGCCGAACTGATCAAGAACGAGCACCCGCAGATCATCGCGACGATTCTCGTGCACCTCGACCGCGATCAGGCGTCCGAAATCGCCGCGTGCTTCACCGAGCGGCTGCGCAACGACGTGCTGCTGCGTATCGCGACGCTCGACGGCATCCAGCCGGCCGCGCTGCGCGAACTCGACGATGTGCTGACGGGCCTTCTTTCGGGCAGCGACAACCTCAAGCGCAGCCCGATGGGCGGCATCCGCACCGCGGCGGAAATCCTCAACTTCATGCCGAGCAACCACGAGGAATCGGTGCTCGAAAACGTGCGCCAGTACGATGCGGAGCTCGCGCAGAAGATCATCGACCAGATGTTCGTGTTCGAGAACCTGCTCGACCTCGAAGACCGCGCGATCCAGCTGCTGCTGAAGGAAGTCGAATCGGAGGCGCTGATCATCTCGCTGAAGGGCGCGCAGCCCGCGCTTCGGCAGAAGTTCCTGTCGAACATGTCGCAGCGCGCGGCCGAACTGCTCGCCGAAGACCTCGATGCGCGCGGTCCGGTGCGCGTGTCCGAAGTCGAGACGCAGCAGCGGCGCATCCTGCAGATCGTGCGCAATCTGGCCGAGAGCGGCCAGATCGTGATCGGCGGCAAGGCGGAAGACGCATATGTCTGA
- the fliF gene encoding flagellar basal-body MS-ring/collar protein FliF, which yields MDSSANSLINPESRSMGLANAQPAAGTAGAAAGQSAGAADLGGLGGNFAQRLSSFPSSITQMRGNPRAPLIVALAVLIAVVVGLVMWSRAPDYKVLYSNLSDRDGGAIVAALQQANIPYKLSEGGGAIMVPADQVHEMRMRLAQQGLPKSGSVGFELLDNQKFGISQFAEQVNYQRALEGELERTIQSISTVQSARVHLAIPKQSVFVRDAEPPSASVMVDLYPGRVLDEGQVNAITHMVASAVPQLSPRNVTIVDQDGNLLTQPSAGTGLDATQLKYVKQVERDTQQRIDAILAPLFGAGNAHSQVSADIDFSKVEQTAETYQPNGNPQQAAIRSQQSSSDVQTQQAGASGVPGALSNQPPQATQAPIDAPNGASGATPPTPISDHKDSTTNYELDKTVRHFQQGGGGIKRLSVAVVVNYLPHTDAKGHTTQQALPADKLAQVEQLVKDAMGFDAKRGDSVNVVNSPFTLPVDPNANLPWWRQPDMIALGKQIATYLGIAAVALFLYFVMVKPALRRAFPPPVEATPVAALASASDEPILLDGVPASAKVEEGGSDAALLAFENEKHRFEKNLEYARQIARQDPKIVATVVKNWVSDER from the coding sequence ATGGATTCGTCAGCCAATTCCTTGATCAACCCCGAAAGCCGCAGCATGGGCCTCGCCAATGCGCAGCCCGCCGCAGGCACGGCGGGCGCCGCTGCCGGCCAGTCGGCCGGCGCGGCCGACCTTGGCGGCCTCGGCGGCAACTTCGCGCAACGGCTGTCGTCGTTCCCGTCGTCGATTACGCAGATGCGCGGCAACCCGCGCGCGCCGCTGATCGTCGCCCTCGCGGTGCTGATCGCCGTCGTGGTCGGCCTCGTCATGTGGTCGCGCGCGCCCGACTACAAAGTGCTGTACAGCAACCTGTCGGACCGCGACGGCGGCGCGATCGTCGCTGCACTGCAGCAAGCCAATATTCCGTACAAGCTATCGGAAGGCGGCGGCGCGATCATGGTGCCGGCCGATCAGGTGCACGAAATGCGCATGCGCCTCGCCCAGCAAGGCTTGCCGAAGAGCGGTTCGGTCGGCTTCGAGCTGCTCGACAACCAGAAATTCGGCATCAGCCAGTTCGCCGAGCAGGTGAACTACCAGCGCGCGCTCGAAGGCGAGCTCGAACGCACGATCCAGTCGATTTCCACCGTGCAGTCGGCGCGCGTGCATCTGGCCATTCCGAAGCAATCGGTGTTCGTGCGCGATGCCGAGCCGCCGTCCGCGTCGGTGATGGTCGATCTGTACCCGGGCCGCGTGCTCGACGAAGGCCAGGTCAACGCGATTACGCATATGGTCGCGTCGGCGGTGCCGCAGCTGTCGCCGCGCAATGTGACGATCGTCGACCAGGACGGCAATCTGCTGACGCAGCCGAGCGCCGGCACCGGGCTCGACGCAACCCAGCTCAAATACGTGAAGCAGGTCGAGCGCGACACGCAGCAGCGCATCGACGCAATCCTCGCGCCGCTGTTCGGCGCCGGCAATGCACACTCGCAGGTCAGCGCCGACATCGATTTCTCGAAGGTCGAGCAGACCGCCGAAACCTACCAGCCGAACGGCAACCCGCAGCAGGCGGCAATCCGCAGCCAGCAGTCGAGCAGCGATGTCCAGACGCAGCAGGCCGGCGCCTCGGGCGTGCCGGGCGCGCTGTCGAACCAGCCGCCGCAGGCCACGCAGGCGCCGATCGACGCGCCGAACGGCGCGAGCGGCGCGACGCCGCCGACGCCGATCAGCGACCACAAGGATTCGACTACGAACTACGAGCTCGACAAGACCGTGCGCCATTTCCAGCAAGGCGGCGGCGGCATCAAGCGGCTGTCGGTCGCGGTGGTCGTGAACTACCTGCCGCACACCGATGCGAAGGGTCATACGACGCAACAGGCGCTGCCGGCCGACAAGCTCGCGCAAGTCGAGCAGCTCGTGAAGGACGCCATGGGCTTCGATGCGAAGCGCGGCGACTCGGTCAACGTGGTCAACAGCCCGTTCACGCTGCCGGTCGACCCGAATGCGAACCTGCCGTGGTGGCGCCAGCCGGACATGATCGCGCTCGGCAAGCAGATCGCGACGTATCTCGGCATCGCAGCGGTCGCGCTGTTCCTCTATTTCGTGATGGTGAAGCCGGCTCTGCGCCGCGCGTTCCCGCCGCCGGTCGAGGCGACGCCGGTCGCGGCGCTCGCGTCGGCATCGGACGAGCCGATTCTGCTCGACGGCGTGCCCGCTTCGGCGAAGGTCGAGGAAGGCGGCTCGGACGCGGCGCTGCTCGCATTCGAGAACGAGAAGCACCGGTTCGAGAAGAACCTCGAGTACGCGCGCCAGATCGCGCGCCAGGATCCGAAGATCGTCGCCACCGTCGTCAAGAACTGGGTATCCGATGAACGCTGA
- the fliH gene encoding flagellar assembly protein FliH, whose translation MSERESARSDTLSAYQRWEMASFDPVPEPDPVEEERDIEAELQRLRDAAHAEGVASGHVAGQALGYQAGYEQGHAKGVEQGRAEARKEAERVIAIADSFMGALGAAQSEVAETLVALALDIAQQVVRQHVQHDPTALVAAAREVIAAEPALTGAPHLIVSPTDLPIVEAYLMDELRARGWNVRTDPAIERGGCRAQAATGEVDATIGSRWERVAAALGKVSTW comes from the coding sequence ATGTCTGAACGTGAGTCCGCGCGCAGCGACACATTGTCCGCGTATCAGCGGTGGGAGATGGCATCGTTCGATCCGGTGCCGGAACCCGATCCCGTTGAAGAAGAACGCGACATCGAAGCCGAGCTGCAACGGCTTCGCGACGCTGCGCATGCCGAGGGAGTCGCGTCGGGCCATGTGGCCGGACAGGCGCTCGGCTACCAGGCGGGCTACGAGCAGGGACATGCGAAGGGCGTCGAACAGGGACGCGCCGAAGCGCGCAAGGAAGCCGAACGCGTGATCGCAATCGCCGATTCGTTTATGGGCGCGCTCGGCGCCGCGCAAAGCGAAGTGGCCGAGACGCTCGTCGCGCTCGCGCTCGATATCGCCCAGCAGGTCGTGCGCCAGCATGTGCAGCACGACCCGACCGCGCTCGTCGCAGCGGCGCGCGAAGTGATCGCGGCCGAACCGGCTTTGACCGGCGCGCCGCATCTGATCGTGAGTCCGACCGATCTGCCGATCGTCGAGGCGTATCTAATGGACGAACTGCGTGCGCGCGGCTGGAACGTGCGCACCGATCCCGCGATCGAGCGCGGCGGCTGCCGCGCGCAGGCCGCCACCGGCGAAGTCGACGCGACCATCGGCTCGCGCTGGGAGCGCGTCGCGGCCGCGCTCGGCAAGGTGAGCACATGGTAA
- the fliS gene encoding flagellar export chaperone FliS yields the protein MFSPGHAGANAYARVGNETGVMGASPHRLIAMLIQGARQAIAQARFHLRQGEVGRRGETIGKAIRIIESGLQASLDRNAGGEIAARLDALYGYMARRLLEANIKSNEAMLIEVDGLLATIEEAWTGIGPEVARMAAQLSAEAVR from the coding sequence ATGTTTTCCCCAGGGCATGCCGGAGCCAACGCTTACGCACGCGTGGGCAACGAGACAGGGGTGATGGGTGCGAGTCCGCATCGACTGATCGCGATGCTGATTCAGGGCGCGCGCCAGGCGATTGCGCAGGCGCGTTTCCATCTGCGGCAAGGCGAAGTCGGCCGGCGCGGCGAGACGATCGGCAAGGCGATCCGGATCATCGAGAGCGGCCTTCAGGCCTCGCTCGACCGCAACGCGGGCGGCGAAATCGCCGCACGGCTCGACGCGCTGTACGGGTATATGGCAAGGCGCCTGCTGGAAGCGAATATCAAAAGCAACGAAGCGATGCTGATCGAAGTCGACGGACTGCTCGCAACGATCGAGGAAGCATGGACGGGTATTGGGCCGGAAGTGGCGCGGATGGCTGCACAGTTATCCGCGGAAGCGGTGAGATGA
- a CDS encoding flagellar protein FliT, giving the protein MTANQEYFARYEAIAAISCRMLTAARDALWGELAHMQNEYRSLVDSLREAEVGVHLDDDERGRKYELIREILANDAAIRELANPRLAKLSALFAGRTAKVLKEIYGAR; this is encoded by the coding sequence ATGACTGCAAATCAGGAATACTTCGCCCGCTATGAGGCGATCGCGGCAATCTCGTGCCGGATGTTGACGGCCGCCCGCGATGCGCTTTGGGGCGAACTGGCTCACATGCAGAACGAGTATCGCAGTCTGGTCGACAGTCTTAGAGAAGCTGAAGTGGGCGTGCATCTCGACGACGACGAGCGCGGCCGCAAATACGAACTGATTCGTGAAATCCTCGCCAACGACGCCGCGATCCGCGAACTCGCGAATCCGCGTCTTGCGAAGCTGTCCGCGCTGTTCGCGGGCCGCACGGCGAAGGTACTGAAAGAGATCTACGGGGCGCGGTGA